The genomic segment ATTCTCATCTTCGTTTTCTTTCTTGTGTTTGCAGGTTCGATGATGCTTTTTTACTCACCGAAAAAGAAAAGCGAAATAAATGGATCGTCAGGCAAGGAATTGAAAACAGGCGTTGGTCTCGGCATCGGTGCAGGATATCTCGGAGGGCTGCTCGGAGTAGGGGGAGGTAATTTCATTGTTCCTGCCCTCATATGGCTCGGCTTCGACCCGAAGAACGCCTCGGCGACAACTGCCTTCATCGTTGTCTTCGCATCGTTGAGCGGATTCTTCGGTCACGCAGCCCTTGGCAACATCAACTGGAATCTTCTGGCCTTCTCTGCAATCGGTTCAATAGCAGGCGCTATTGTCGGTTCATGGCTCATGCACAGAAAACTCGAGGCGAAGCAGGTGAAACGGATCATCGGAATAGCGCTCTATGCGATTGCTGCAAAAATGTTGTGGAGTTTACTGTGAGTATGAGTGGAGAAAAACGTCTTGCCGTCACCTTCCTCGTAACGGTTCTTATCTTGGCAGGCACAGATTCTTATCGTCGGGGTCGGCGGGGCAAAAAGGTATTTTCCCGCAACTGACCGGGCCGATATAGAATAAA from the Pseudomonadota bacterium genome contains:
- a CDS encoding sulfite exporter TauE/SafE family protein, which produces MEMTTILLASLLVFLFTTVLTVAGVGAAFIIIPTFYWLGVTLTEAMAIALLLNAISMSFASVNYIRYRLVNFKTAIPIIVLAVFFSPLGAYSTRYFSKNALILIFVFFLVFAGSMMLFYSPKKKSEINGSSGKELKTGVGLGIGAGYLGGLLGVGGGNFIVPALIWLGFDPKNASATTAFIVVFASLSGFFGHAALGNINWNLLAFSAIGSIAGAIVGSWLMHRKLEAKQVKRIIGIALYAIAAKMLWSLL